A window of the Penaeus monodon isolate SGIC_2016 chromosome 11, NSTDA_Pmon_1, whole genome shotgun sequence genome harbors these coding sequences:
- the LOC119578967 gene encoding troponin C, isotype gamma-like — MDSLEEEQLDALRKAFNSFDTEGQGSITGETVGIILRMMGIKISEKNLQEVIAETDEDGSGLLEFEEFAELAAKFLMEEDEEALKKELKEAFRFYDKECNGYIDNSKLREILQELDPRLTEDDLDAIIEEVDSDGSGTLDFDEFMEMMTG, encoded by the exons GATTCCCTAGAAGAAGAACAACTAGACG CCCTCCGCAAGGCCTTCAACTCCTTCGACACGGAGGGCCAGGGATCCATCACGGGAGAGACCGTGGGCATTATCTTGAGGATGATGGGCATTAAGATCTCCGAGAAGAATCTGCAGGAGGTCATCGCCGAGACAGACGAGGATG gATCTGGCCTTCTTGAGTTCGAGGAGTTTGCTGAGCTCGCCGCCAAGTTCCTgatggaggaggacgaggaggcgcTGAAGAAGGAGCTCAAGGAAGCCTTCCGGTTTTACGATAAGGAGT GCAACGGATACATCGACAACTCGAAACTCCGAGAAATTCTACAAGAGTTGGACCCGAGGTTAACAGAGGACGATCTCGACGCCATCATCGAGGAGGTCGATTCAGACGGGTCGGGAACACTCGACTTCGACG AGTTCATGGAGATGATGACTGGATAA
- the LOC119578593 gene encoding extensin-like, whose translation MIGHKAQITGIMPPPRRATIIRRGAHSADPDEGTSPIAHLGKLASTCNGETRRSLGASCPPSFTFFHPLPPSSTLVHPYPPASTIIHPPPTTFNLVHPIPSLPPSSTLVHPHPPSSTFVHPPPPSSTLLQPLPPYSSLFHPRPPLVTPSSTLPQPPPPSATLGHTLFHPTPASSTLGHPCPPYSSLFHPRPPLSTLLQPLPPSATLLQPLPPSSTLGHTLFHPTPASSTLGHPFHPLPPYSSLFHPRPPLVTPSSTLLQPLPPSATLVHPTPASSTLGHPWSHPLPPYSSLFHPRPPLVTPSSTLLQPPPPSATLVHPTLASSTLGHPCPPYSSLFHPRPPLSTYSSLFHPRPPLVTPSSTLLQPLPPSATLGHTLFHPTPASSTLGHPCPPYSSLFHPRPPLVTPSSTLLQPLPPSATLGHTLFHPTPASSTLGHPCPPYSSLFHPRPHLSTLLQPLPPSATLGHTLFHPTPASSTLGHPWSHPLPPYSSLFHPRPPLVTPSSTLLQPLPPSATLVHPTPASSTLVHPCPPYSSLFHPRPPLSTLVHPTPASSTLVYHCPPYSSLFHPRPPLVTPSSTLLQPLPPSATLVHPTPASSTLVHPCPPYSSLFHPRPPSSTLLQPLPPSATLVHPTPASSTLGHPWSHPLPPYSSLFHPCPPSSTLLQPLPPLSTLVHPTPASSTLVHPWSHPLPPYYSLFHPRPPLVPNLFHLLQPLPPSATSFLNFMGASAQHKAIFKSRNPNYLRQ comes from the exons ATGATAGgtcataaagctcaaattaccggtattatgcCACCCCCCCGTCGGGCTACCATCATTAGAAGG GGTGCTCACTCAGCAGATCCCGATGAGGGGACCTCCCCAATAGCACATTTGGGAAaactggctagtacatgtaatggt GAGACGCGGAGATCCCTTGGCGCTTCttgtcctccctccttcaccttcttccatcctcttccACCTTCGTCCACCCTCGTCCATCCTTATCCACCCGCGTCCACCATCATCCACCCTCCTCCAACCACCTTCAACCTCGTCCACCCTATTccatctcttccaccctcctccaccctcgtccATCCTCATCCACCCTCTTCCACCTTCGTCCACCCTCCTCCGCCCTCGTCCACCCTACTCCAGCCTCTTCCACCCTACTCCAGCCTCTTCCACCCTCGGCCACCCTTGGTCACACCCTCTTCCACCCTACCccagcctcctccaccctcgGCCACCCTTGGTCACACCCTCTTCCACCCTACTCCAGCCTCTTCCACCCTCGGCCACCCTTGTCCACCCTACTCCAGCCTCTTCCACCCTCGGCCACCCTTGTCCACCCTACTCCAGCCTCTTCCACCCTCGGCCACCCTACTCCAGCCTCTTCCACCCTCGTCCACCCTTGGTCACACTCTCTTCCACCCTACTCCAGCCTCTTCCACCCTCGGCCACCCTTTCCACCCTCTTCCACCCTACTCCAGCCTCTTCCACCCTCGGCCACCCTTGGTCACACCCTCTTCCACCCTACTCCAGCCTCTTCCACCCTCGGCCACCCTTGTCCACCCTACTCCAGCCTCTTCCACCCTCGGCCACCCTTGGTCACACCCTCTTCCACCCTACTCCAGCCTCTTCCACCCTCGGCCACCCTTGGTCACACCCTCTTCCACCCTACTccagcctcctccaccctcgGCCACCCTTGTCCACCCTACTCTAGCCTCCTCCACCCTCGGCCACCCTTGTCCACCCTACTCCAGCCTCTTCCACCCTCGGCCACCCTTGTCCACCTACTCCAGCCTCTTCCACCCTCGGCCACCCTTGGTCACACCCTCTTCTACCCTACTCCAGCCTCTTCCACCCTCGGCCACCCTTGGTCACACCCTCTTCCACCCTACTCCAGCCTCTTCCACCCTCGGCCACCCTTGTCCACCCTACTCCAGCCTCTTCCACCCTCGTCCACCCTTGGTCACACCCTCTTCCACCCTACTCCAGCCTCTTCCACCCTCGGCCACCCTTGGTCACACCCTCTTCCACCCTACTCCAGCCTCTTCCACCCTCGGCCACCCTTGTCCACCCTACTCCAGCCTCTTCCACCCTCGGCCACACTTGTCCACCCTACTCCAGCCTCTTCCACCCTCGGCCACCCTTGGTCACACCCTCTTCCACCCTACTCCAGCCTCTTCCACCCTCGGCCACCCTTGGTCACACCCTCTTCCACCCTACTCCAGCCTCTTCCACCCTCGGCCACCCTTGGTCACACCCTCTTCCACCCTACTCCAGCCTCTTCCACCCTCGGCCACCCTTGTCCACCCTACTCCAGCCTCTTCCACCCTCGTCCACCCTTGTCCACCCTACTCCAGCCTCTTCCACCCTCGGCCACCCTTGTCCACCCTCGTCCACCCTACTCCAGCCTCTTCCACCCTCGTCTACCATTGTCCACCCTACTCCAGCCTCTTCCACCCTCGGCCACCCTTGGTCACACCCTCTTCCACCCTACTCCAGCCTCTTCCACCCTCGGCCACCCTTGTCCACCCTACTCCAGCCTCTTCCACCCTCGTCCACCCTTGTCCACCCTACTCCAGCCTCTTCCACCCTCGTCCACCCTCGTCCACCCTACTCCAGCCTCTTCCACCCTCGGCCACCCTTGTCCACCCTACTCCAGCTTCTTCCACCCTCGGCCACCCTTGGTCACACCCTCTTCCACCCTACTCCAGCCTCTTCCACCCTTGTCCACCCTCGTCCACCCTACTCCAGCCTCTTCCACCCTTGTCCACCCTCGTCCACCCTACTCCAGCCTCTTCCACCCTTGTCCACCCTTGGTCACACCCTCTTCCACCCTACTACAGCCTCTTCCACCCTCGGCCACCCTTGGTCCCAAACCTCTTCCACCTACTACAGCCTCTTCCACCCTCGGCCacc AGTTTCCTGAATTTCATGGGAGCCTCCGCACAACACAAAGCTATCTTTAAATCCCGTAATCCGAATTATCTGAGGCAGTGA